Genomic DNA from Triticum dicoccoides isolate Atlit2015 ecotype Zavitan chromosome 4B, WEW_v2.0, whole genome shotgun sequence:
CTGAGAAGCAAGGGAGGATGGCAGCCCGGCACGGCTTTCGGATGCTAAAAACGTTCGGCGAATAAACCGGCTAtagtgccgctatagttatccgttggggtatcaaacggactccgaatgcgacgaaatttggcaggcggtctacctacaataTAACAAGACTGCACGCCAACTTccaccccattccgagaactttttatccCATTTATAGAATAATATTTCGGagatgccacgggcgcgtgcgtgTGTGGTTAGACTTAGAACAGACAATGAAGAGGACGGGGAGAACCCAATAACTACgggcggatgcaagtttgaaaagaaTGACGGCACGAGTGCCGATGTAATGCGAATGAcgcgatgatgaatgcaacaaacaaatgaaaCACACAGCGACAAAAGAATGGAAGGGAACTGGAGTGTCGGTCTCGGGTTGTCACATCCGCTCAGGGTCATGCCAGCGCCTCCAAGGAGGTGATGGCACCCTCGGGCGACGCCGTTGACACCGCAGGCTGTCGCCACGTGGGGATTTCGCCCCGACCCATGAGCAAAGACCTCAGATGTAGTGGCAGACCGGACATGGGGAAAAACATTGGAAAAGACTGACGCACATGGAGGAGGGAAGCCTAGGAACGTTGAGGTCGCGGGAGTGGGCACCTGCCAGTATAGCACCAGCAGGCCGGCCACCGCCGGGAGCGCGTCTAGCCGGCGACAACAGTCACCTGCAACACGCCGCCACCACGCCCGGCCCGCAGCCTCCGCCGCCACGATCCACTGGGCACAACATAGCAGTAACCGTCAGGGTTGCCGCGCGCTTGCTCACCAACCCAGCGGCATCAACCGACGGCGGCCgggagaggtgggaggagggagaagggtGGGTGGGGGCAAAGTCGTTGTCATGGACCAGGGCAGTCCCGCGCCCACAACTTTGTCGCTCGTTGTAGTGGCCATCTGCCTCCATAGGAGCGCCCCTGCCCATGTGTTCCACGCCATCTCGACCTCCCCTGCGCGCAGACAGCCGCCTGCCGCGCCACTGCGCGCTCCCACCGTACAACGCGCAAGCACACCGgcacctccggcggcggcgaggggagggagggggTCTTGGGTGCGGCTAGGGTTTCGCCACTAGGATCGACATGGGGGCTCCAAGTGTGTAATAGTCTCTCTTTCTATGCAACTACCAACATGTTcagttgaaattgtcatatggAGTTTTACAACCAATAATACATTGGTGTACAAGCCAAGGAAATAACCTGCTCCTCGACCTTTAGGAGCAGAATAATTCCTTAATTGTCCCTTTCTTAAAATGTGCTCTCCCTGTTTGGCTTAAATTTTCGAAGAAGTTGCaatgttggaattttatctggcaaaacaccaTATGAGTAAGACTCGTGAAAACTCTCGAGTTCATatggattagggaaggcataggttcaacccataaggGCATCTTAgggacatataccacaaacttcaagagtaaataacacaagctcgaaagccgaGCATGGTTAGCCAAATCTGAGaaaacaatttaccaaaggcattatatattgggggaagaactcacaaggtgattgaatatgaaggacattgtcgggtaATAAACCAACATTGGATCtggtgatccacaatggagctgaggtGAGTATCGGTGCTCAAtcaaaggaagaaagaatgcaaaggcatcggattatagaaatatcaggataattccaaagcttaaatacaaaagaattatgatttatgaatcaagggatcagaagcaaacactctgattaaggatggaaaaattgaatagacttaggggtacaatcgacggtaatttgattggtcgagaaccagctcatgtccagAGTGACGTCTGAGCCAAAGGGACGAATTCTAATTTCGAATGATGATTGCGACCATTCACAAACATATCGAATCAAAGGCTCAAAATGACGATGACAAcggatactaatgaatattgctagacatatggaaagtaaccataatgcaaatagacaagtatttgcagagcgatAGCTGGCATAGGGTTACCGGAAGATCAAATCCCGCGCTAGGAAGGGCAACCGACCGCCTCGGCTGCAGCGGATCCGCGCGCGCTGAGGCCgtgtagtggcgggcccgggcctgcggcggtgtcccgtcgcgcgcgtgggctggcaggccggcCTGGCCCGTTGGCAACGTGTGGTGCTCGGGCAACAGGCAGCGGGCGCGCCACCCAGCGACGTCTCTCCGTCGCCCGCCACGACGATTCAAATTCAACAGGCGGTCGCCTTCGCCGCGGCCGGCTCCTGGCACGCGGCTTCTCCCGGCCGGACGAGACAAAGGTGTAGGATCTCTCGGAGGGGGAAACTGCTGAGGCACTCCGGCTGCGATCCATGgctcctcaccagcttcggggactactgtcggggggatagaCCCCGGGTAGCCTCATCCACACCCAAAGATGTTTCAAGACATCGGGGGCAGCTAAGCCCCTCGTGCCGACTGGTCACACGGCCGGCTTCCAGAAGACGACGCGCTCCAAGAAGGCGGCTTGGGTACGGGCCGGCCTCCAGCAACCGGCCCGTCCTCTCCCTTGGAGTCTGCACTCAACCACTACGACAAGACGGAGCGTAGCAACAGTGCCACCTGCTCCCCCCGAATCTCGGAAGGGCATGGCTACAGTCTGCGTTGACCAGGCGGCCACCAACCCGCCtgacggagcactgtagccatacGACCTCTGACATGGCCCTGTCAGCAAGGACGGTGCTACAGCGAAAGGCAATCAGcgtggcccgcaggcggcgggccctacctgccGGTTGGATTCTCGGCAGTCggcgatgtcacgcccaatatgtgaccctatccaaaagtaactcgaaggtcccaccaaggatatacccgcatattgaaatgcttttgcaaggtggatatcattacatcaacatttacataatagatggggatacatacaagaggcatacaatgccacacgaatacaacatcacaatacataagagcatcatccgattacggatgaaacacaaacagaaactcaaacgacatccaccctgctaacccaggctgccgacctggaacctatcccctgatcgaagaagcagaagaagaactcaacgcaagcaagcatcgctctcgcgtcatgatcatcgcaaaagctgtacctgcaactgttgttgtagtaatctgtgagccacgaggactcagcaatcccattaccatgggtatcaagactagcaaagcttaaagggaaaggaaggggtaaagtggtgaggttgcagcagcgactaagcatatatggtggctaacatacgcaaataagagcgagaagagagcaaaaggaacggtcgtgaagctagcaatgatcaagaagtgattgtgaactcctacttacgtcaatcataacccagaaaccgtgttcacttcctggactccgccgaaaagagaccatcacggctacacacgcggttgatgcgttttaaatcggatctggtgtcaagttatctacaaccggacattaacaaattcccatctgcctataaccgcaggcacggctttcgaaagatcataccctacaggggtgtcccaacttagcccatgataagctctcgcgatcaacaaaggatataccttctcccaggaagacccgatcagactcggtatcccggtttacaagacatttcgacaatggtaaaacaagaccagcaaagccgcctggatgtgccgacaaatcctgataggagctgcacatatctcgttctcagggcacacgggattgtccaaacttccggtaggccagcccagagttgccctggtggccaccagcggctgacaggttggaccaacactcacgacgagcactggcccgggggggataatataaagatgaccctcgagagcgcgactcccaagggaaaaagggctaggtgaggcaaatggtaaaaccaaggttgggccttgctggaggagttttattcaaagcgaactgtcaagggggtcccataaatcacccgaccacgtaaggaacgcaaaatccaggaacataacaccggtatgacggaaactagggcggcaagagtggaacaaaacaccaggcaaaaggccgagtcttccaccctttaccaagtatatagatgcattaataatataagagatattgtgatatcccaacaaaaacctgtccaccatggagcaatcttcaacttcacctgcaactagcaacgctataagagggctgagcaaagcggtaacataggcaaacaacagtttgcataggaaaggtttcaaaggttagaggttcatggcaatatgggaggcttgataaacaggtgataggtagcgcaacaaagcgatagaacgaagcaactagcatagcaatgatagtagtgagatccagggtagtggtcatcttgcctgaaatcccgcaaggaggaagaacaagtccatgaagaagatgaagccacgaagacgaaccaagcgtagacgagcgaatcctcacgatcgcaacgaaacaggaactatcgagaagaaacacacaacatagtaaacacaccacacaagaacaagccatgatgcacaacaagcatgatgcatgacaaggctccatgaagctactcatggcaagagatgatgcatacaagagcaacacatcaaaacaagtttaaatgaggccgggaacaacatataacaattccggtaagtcctcatatgcatatttcgaaattggtccagatctgaacaaacattaagttcaagttgttaaacagcaagttaagttaCACAAGATGATCTAcaagaaattctagtcaagttacatataaagttcgtttaattcggagctgcggcctagaagatatgagcaaaacaagttaaacatggcattgatgcgaaatgcacccaaacatcaagcaaacacctcaaaacaaggatgcaacatgataatatgaaactacatgcaaaatcaagcaagtttcatatagagcacactcaaaacggagcaacggttcaacacacacacactatacaagttatagcaagaatctgtccaaaacagcaactaggcatattgcaagcaccaaaaccacatgctacagcatctcaacatgataacaaaaggcatggacatgatgtacaggtgaaGCATaacgaaacatgaacactgagctatctccaaaaatcactagaacatgctcaaacacacatggcaagattgcaaagaataacagttcagactttgcagaaaataacatcaggttgcaatgttcagagctatcaaacaacatgttacaggaacttatcatgacaaacaaaggcatggcatgaatctactaatcccatagatcaaaagtcctttactgaccatgagccaaaaaggaacagaaaatatgatggcacccacgtaaacatagcaagttatattacagattcaaacatggcagaaacagaaatatgaaggcatgttcgtgagctcgatgcactcactacagagcatttcatgataaactaagcatacatccatcaagaagacatgacatagaagctatacatggcaagaacaacatcatagcatacacggatcaacaacaacaactttggcaaaattgaataacatgtaaacaatctgccaggaaacattttgaagcaaaagtagagcacgaaaatgacatgctagactactccataatttcaaccatgggcatggatggatagagcataaccatatgttcaaaacatccttactgaagtatctcaaaatatgcatgaatctctctgtagcatcaagtttacatggcatcaaaataacagcagaacagggactgaaatcaacaacatcacgaggcctagtttgcatgcttgtgctagtcaccacatagatcacaaaaataaatggtaagcacctctataaagaagacatagcatagatcaaaacacatgtagacatcaacctcataggatgcacgcaTCAAACATGGAAAAAttgacaaaagagcaagttctgttaacagacagcagacaacatcatgaagcactcttgcaacgaagattcaggcgtcaagatgagctcaaatgaacatgatgcaatggaatgaaatgaagtactcgtcgaggcgaacactttgacatattacacgcacaaaacggagcagtatgcatggagatacagcaggtcaaagtatgcaccagAGTGCAGTAATTTAAGGACTTAGCAGAAAATATCACCTCGCGGGAAAAGTTGGACGGGGAGATCCCAGGACGGAGCGGAGCGGGATGGGGCACGACGTTTGGTTCGGGACcccggtggatctcgtcccaccTGGACGGATCTGACCGGacccgaactccggcgagggcggcaggCTTCCGGCGAGGGCGACGtagggaggaggccggcgaggcgCGCGGTGGCGGGGCGAGGTCCGGCGGGATGGGGCACGGGCTCGCGCGACGAAGGAGCAGAGCTCCAACGGGGCACCATCGAGGGCAGAGAAGGGCTGCGCCGGCGGGATCCGCGGCGGAGGCGAGCGCCGGCGAGGGCGCTCCGGCGGGGAGCTCcgggcggcgcggtggaggcgggGATCCGCGGCGGAGGCGCGCAGGGGCTCGGTAGGGAGGCGCGCCGGCGGGCGGCGCGGGGGAAGATTTGCTAGGGTTGGACTACGAAAAATCCGAAGgggaacacatatttataggtagagggagttaggagagtccaaatgaggagcggtttcgcccacacgatcgtgatcgaacgaccgagagcatgaggggagtttgctgggttttgggccactttggaagggttgttgggctgcacacaaaagaggccttacggttacccggttaaccgttggagtatcaaacgacttccaaatggcacgaaacttgacaggcggtctaccggtgctataccaaggccgcttggcaaacctcgggccattccgagaaagttcaacacccactcacgaagagaggcgagaaggggacgccggatagtgaaacggacaacggggaaaatgctcggatgcatgagatgaacacgtatgcaaaatgaaatgcacatgatgacatgataaaatgcaacacgcaagcaaatgacatggcaacgacggcgaataactggcagacacctggcgcatcgaatccggggcgttacaggcgaGGCCCTCCagaggcgggccccagcagccggcggagaacccAGCGACCCTAGACACTGACCACCCGGCCCCAGGCCTTGTAGCTTTACCACTGTACCCCGGGGGGTCGGCCTATAAGACCCCCCGGGCTCACCCATGCAAAGATTCACCATCCACTCCATTCCACACACCATAGCTAGGAGAAGCAAGGGAGAGCCCTGCCCTTCTTCCCCCTCTAGCAACACAgctaaggagcaaccttgtacactCTTGATCGTAGTCATCatagcaggagtaggggtgttatctctccggagagccccggacCTGGGTACGTCTCGTGTGCTACCAAGCTCATGCTCACTCTCGCTTCCAGAACCCGACGACGTCCTCATGGCTCCACCCACGATAAGCCACCCCCTGGCATCTGACGTGAGATTACCACGACACCGGACACAAGAAAATGCAGGCGCCGGCTGTGCCTTCGTGCTGAAGGGCGGGACGGTGACTGGTACTTGATTTCAGAAGGCAACAGTTCCAGGGCCCATTTGGCAATTCGTCCGGCCGCATCCTTGATATTATTGATGATTTTGGACAGGGGTACTTGGCTTACCATCGTAATGGGGCAGGCCTGAAAATAATGCtgcagtttccgggatgccatgaacacggcGAAAGTAATCTcgtgataatgcgggtatcggatTTTGCATGGAGAAAGTTTCTTGGAAACGTAGTAAACTGGCCGCTGGACTTTATAAGCACGAGCATCCTCCTCGCATTCGACCACCATGACTGCACTTACTGCACTCACCACCTGGTTGGTGGTTTATATATACAACAACATCAGCTTGCCGTCCGGGGGTGCTGCGAGAGTTGGGTTGGTCACTGGCAATTGCTTGATCTCTTCCTGGGCTGCTTTTGCCTCGTCGGTCTAGACGAACACCTTTGTTTTCTTCGGGAGCCGGTACAGAGGGAGCGCCTTCTCTCTGATCCGGGATATAAATCGGCTCAGAGAGGCGACGCAGCCGGCCAGCTTCTGAACGTCCTTAGCTCGGTCGGCGTGCTCAACGTGGAGAGCACCGtgatcttctctgggttggcctctatTCCTCGCTGGGAGactatgaatcccaggagctttccggatgGTACGCCAAAGGCACACTTATTGGAACTAAATAATTTTCTCTAACGGGCTAAGGTATGAGATCCACGCCTCTGACAGAATGGAGTCTGACATGTGGGTTTGTCACATATGGGAGTAGAGGACCCAATTGCACATAATAGATTTCTTTGAAGTTAATTTCAATCTCTCAGTATTTTGAAACAAACGAGTTGTGCGTAACATATGACTTCTAAATGTGATGATAGATGTTGTGTACCAGTAACTACAAAATAGGTGCCATATTAGAATATGCACAGTCAAAACTTTTGAACATATCATTTAGATGCTAATATGTAATACTTAGACTGACACATAATAATATTACAGATTTGTCATCCAAAGTAACAATATTACAttaaaaaattaaaacaaaatatCTAGTGCAAAGGATGTTGATGGAACATAACTATAATAAAATAGTGATAAACATAGAGCAAGATTTAGATAATACCTTCATACCCAAGGCACCTTTTGGGTGTTGGAATATACTCTCGGTAAGTGTCACTAGATGAAGTGAGATGCGAAGCAGGTAGCTTTCATACAATTGACCCAGTATGCTGGGGAACTAGTGGTCGGGGCGCACCATTGCGTGCTTCCTGAGATGAAGTTGTGCGCTCGTTTCTGCTGCCCACGTGGGTCCTCACCTCCATCTAACAAAAAAGCACCCATGTCCATAAAAAAAGCAAACCTTTCCTCAACTCCATGTAAAAAATCATTATAAAAAAACCCTCATCTCCATCCTAATTTTTTTCCTCACCTCAGCCAACCAGCGAGTGCCACGTGGCATAACCCATCGCTTGCCCAGTCTTTCCCCCTTAATGGGTTTAATTGCAGCATAATTACAAAAATGGGAAATGCAGTACTGAAGGCAGCTTCAGTAACATACCAAGTCTTTTACTTAAGCTTACTATATAGGACAATACTGTTTTTCACATGTAACAGTTATGAGGGGGTCCTTTTGTATTGAGTTTTGACCCAGCAGGGCAAGGTGTGCAGAGAACATGTGTTAGGGAACTGAATTACCATAACTACGACATGACACCTGTTTTCTCTTTGAATGTCTGACCTCTCGTTCTTTCTACTGTAGTGCTTTCTGCAACTATGCAGAACTGGAGGCGTTCACTGAGGAGAAAAGGAGGTCTTTACTTGCTAAGCGACATGGCAAAGGGGCTGATTTTGTAAGAGCAGTTGATGAGATAATTGATGTTTACGATTCTTTGAAGGAAGATAGTAACAAGCTTGATCTTACTGCCGATGAAGTGATACCAGGTGAAGAAAATCTTGGTGATAGTAATAGCAGATTGGATACTAAAGATCTAGCTAAGAGCTCTAACATGTCTAGTGATAAAAAATTAGAAGACCATTCAGTCACTGCAAGAGATCGCGACTTGGTCACTGCTGATGCGCCTTCTGTCACTTTAGTCGGGAGTGAGCGATGCGTTGTAAATTCTGCTCCTGATGGGCCTACTGAAAACATATCCATGCTTGACGAGATGAGGAATATCCCTTTGTCTGCTAGTtcattttcgaaaaaaaaattAAGGGATGCATACGCTCAGAACTGCTACGCACGGAGCAGGGCTCCAGCTTTGCGGATGTCGAGAAGTTCATTGAGTGTTGTAAACAGAAAAGTTCAGGGTTCTTGTAAGCTTTTGGGTGAAACCAGTTTGGCTTCTGTTGATTTGGTTTCTGATGACAATAAGGAAGATTTGACTGTTCTTAAATACCCAGAGCATGACAAAGCGAACTCAGGCGCCCTTTCTATGCTGGATGAGGTTTGTGTGCATTCAAGTGTAGGCATCTTCAATCAACCTGGAACTCCTGGGGCTAGTGACTGCAATAAAAATTTGTCTTCTACTGCTAAGGTAGATAATACCTGTGACAGCGAAGCATCTCAAAATGGAGCTTCAGCGCTAAAATTAAAATCAAATGGTGCATCAAGTTTTCCCATGCAGTCAACAGTAATTTTCAAGAGAAAAAGGAAGCCAAATAGAAATTGGGTTCCTCATGCTACAGATTGTATGACACCCAATAAAGGCGAGGAATTCGAGGTTGAGTTGAGTGGAAGACTCACAGATTCTCCAAATTCAAAGAATGAATTTAATAAGTCAGACGGAGATGAACACTTGCCGTTGGTCAAAAGAGCAAGGGTTCGAATGGGAAGGCCTCAGTCAGTGGCTTCACCAAAGACAGTTGGCCAGATTGATGTTGCTAATAATAGATCAGGGCTTGCTGCACCTGCTGACCACTCTGTTATGCATATTAGCAATGCTTCTTCAGCTGATCAGTCATCCATATTAAACGTGCCTGTCCTGCTAGGGGATGGTCACTCTGTCTGGAAGAATAAAGAATACCAACCAAGTGGTTTAACATTATTTCCAAACACACAAGGGGCTACGGCAAGGAGACCCTATGTCACCGATCCTGTTTAACATAGTGGCTGATATGCTGACTATTTTAATAGGTCGGGCAAAGGATGCAGGACAGATAGGTGGCCTGGTTCCACATCTAGTAGACGGCGGGATATCCATtcttcaatatgctgatgatactatcatatTTATGGAGCATGATATGGCGAAAGCAAGGAACATGAAGCTGCTGctttgcttatttgaacaattgtctgggcttaaaatcaacttccacaagagcgaattgttttgctttggaagAGCAAATGATGACCGGGACTCGTATcaacaattgttcggatgtgaattgggTTCTTTACCATTTACGtatttaggtatacccattcatcatcgtaagctaACTAATATTGAGTGGAAATGTATTGAGGATcgttttgaaaagaaactgagctgttggaaaggaaagctcatgtcatatggaggtcgattaattctgattaattcggtccttactagtatgcctatgtttctgttATCCTTTTTCTTGGTTCCGGTCGGAGTTAGGAAAAGGTTAGATTTCTATCGATCT
This window encodes:
- the LOC119296108 gene encoding protein HUA2-LIKE 2-like gives rise to the protein MARARRKRGASTAAAAAAAAAQWKVGDLVLAKMKGGFPAWPAMISEPEQWGLPSVKNKRLVYFYGTKQIAFCNYAELEAFTEEKRRSLLAKRHGKGADFVRAVDEIIDVYDSLKEDSNKLDLTADEVIPGEENLGDSNSRLDTKDLAKSSNMSSDKKLEDHSVTARDRDLVTADAPSVTLVGSERCVVNSAPDGPTENISMLDEMRNIPLSASSFSKKKLRDAYAQNCYARSRAPALRMSRSSLSVVNRKVQGSCKLLGETSLASVDLVSDDNKEDLTVLKYPEHDKANSGALSMLDEVCVHSSVGIFNQPGTPGASDCNKNLSSTAKVDNTCDSEASQNGASALKLKSNGASSFPMQSTVIFKRKRKPNRNWVPHATDCMTPNKGEEFEVELSGRLTDSPNSKNEFNKSDGDEHLPLVKRARVRMGRPQSVASPKTVGQIDVANNRSGLAAPADHSVMHISNASSADQSSILNVPVLLGDGHSVWKNKEYQPSGLTLDVEAALPPSKRLHRALEAMYANVVETISSLPEERGSKQLILNGCVSAENSHSSKSADTVVTSPNRSGIIESLGSSGMQLMHSSTGQTHTSGSILQNKNVVVSMKLNEPALDVTQTIAVHDRLSSSRKPSCNDVSKLISYNSDTKPIGCPASDVNRSDDRCGEPVDQPKSLLSDNNVDSDSVSCGDTVLASAINICDTTSTSSFATKSSSVQSDADTRTFEVKE